One genomic window of Staphylococcus hsinchuensis includes the following:
- the purL gene encoding phosphoribosylformylglycinamidine synthase subunit PurL, which produces MSKFIEPSAEEIKLERLYKDMGLSDAEYDKVCEILEREPNFTEIGIFSVMWSEHCSYKHSKPFLTQFPTSGEHVLMGPGEGAGVVDIGDNQAVVFKVESHNHPSAVEPYQGAATGVGGIIRDIVSIGARPINLLNSLRFGELTEKQNRRLLNGVVAGIGGYGNCIGIPTTAGEIEFDDRYDGNPLVNAMCVGIIDHDMVQKGTAKGVGNSVIYVGLKTGRDGIHGATFASEELSEDSESKRPSVQIGDPFVGKKLMEATLEAITYDELIGIQDMGAAGLTSSSSEMAAKGGSGLHLQLEKVPTREEGISPYEMMLSETQERMLLVVEKGTEDKFLDLFEKHELDSAVIGEVTDTDQFVLTYEDEVYADIPVQPLSDEAPVYVLEGEAPEYNQSKNDYSDIDVNNVFDQLLQHPTIASKRYLYEQYDQQVGANTIIKPGLQSSVVRVEDTNKAIASTIDGEARYVFNNPYEGGKMVVAEAYRNLIAVGATPLAMTDCLNYGSPEKKEIYQQLNDSTKGMAEACRSLETPVVSGNVSLYNETRETSIFPTPIVGMVGLIEDINYLNDFKPQANEKVYVVGETNNDFGGSQIEKLLFDKVNHEFESIDLSDEIQKGEAIKSAIRNGVASHVQTVGKGGLLITLAKLSAHYQLGMDVELDVTNEQLFSETQGRYIVTVKEGQSLDIDNAVEIGTLTSDNSFKVTNKQTNVEREVSNLNEIWEGAIPQCMTSVD; this is translated from the coding sequence ATGTCTAAATTTATTGAACCTAGTGCGGAAGAAATTAAATTAGAACGTTTGTATAAAGACATGGGTTTAAGTGATGCTGAATACGATAAAGTTTGTGAAATATTAGAAAGAGAACCAAATTTTACTGAAATTGGTATCTTCTCAGTTATGTGGAGTGAACATTGCTCTTATAAACATTCAAAACCGTTTTTAACACAATTCCCAACATCAGGTGAACATGTATTAATGGGTCCTGGTGAAGGTGCAGGTGTTGTAGACATCGGCGACAATCAAGCAGTAGTATTTAAGGTTGAATCACATAACCACCCTTCAGCCGTTGAACCATATCAAGGTGCAGCAACTGGTGTCGGAGGTATTATTAGAGATATCGTTTCAATAGGTGCAAGACCTATTAATCTATTAAATAGTTTACGTTTTGGTGAATTAACAGAAAAACAAAATCGTCGCTTATTAAATGGTGTAGTTGCAGGTATCGGTGGTTATGGTAACTGTATCGGAATTCCAACTACAGCTGGTGAAATTGAATTTGACGATCGCTATGATGGCAATCCTTTAGTAAATGCAATGTGTGTAGGTATTATCGACCACGACATGGTACAAAAAGGTACAGCTAAAGGTGTAGGAAACTCTGTAATTTATGTCGGTCTTAAAACAGGGCGTGATGGCATTCACGGCGCTACATTTGCATCTGAAGAATTGAGTGAAGATAGCGAAAGTAAACGACCTTCTGTTCAAATCGGGGACCCATTCGTAGGTAAGAAATTGATGGAAGCTACTTTAGAAGCGATTACGTACGATGAACTTATAGGTATCCAAGATATGGGTGCTGCTGGTTTAACATCATCTTCTTCAGAAATGGCAGCTAAAGGTGGAAGTGGCCTACACTTACAATTAGAAAAGGTTCCAACACGAGAAGAAGGCATCTCACCGTACGAAATGATGTTATCAGAAACGCAAGAACGTATGTTACTCGTAGTTGAAAAAGGCACTGAGGATAAGTTCTTAGATTTATTTGAAAAACATGAATTAGATAGTGCAGTTATTGGTGAAGTTACAGATACAGATCAATTCGTATTAACTTATGAAGATGAAGTTTATGCAGATATTCCTGTTCAACCATTATCTGATGAAGCTCCTGTTTATGTCTTAGAAGGTGAAGCACCTGAGTATAACCAAAGTAAAAATGATTACAGCGATATCGACGTTAACAATGTCTTTGATCAATTGTTACAACATCCAACGATAGCATCTAAACGTTATTTATACGAACAATACGATCAACAAGTTGGTGCGAATACAATTATCAAACCAGGACTTCAATCATCTGTAGTACGAGTGGAAGACACAAATAAAGCTATAGCTTCAACAATTGATGGTGAAGCACGTTATGTATTTAATAATCCTTATGAAGGTGGAAAGATGGTTGTAGCAGAGGCCTATCGTAATCTAATCGCAGTAGGTGCCACACCATTAGCTATGACGGATTGTCTTAACTACGGTTCACCAGAGAAAAAAGAAATTTATCAACAATTAAATGATTCTACAAAAGGCATGGCGGAAGCTTGTAGATCGTTAGAAACGCCAGTCGTTTCAGGAAATGTTTCATTATATAACGAAACACGTGAGACTTCTATATTCCCAACTCCAATAGTTGGTATGGTCGGTTTAATTGAAGATATCAATTATTTAAATGACTTTAAACCTCAAGCGAATGAAAAAGTATATGTGGTAGGCGAAACAAATAATGACTTTGGTGGAAGTCAAATTGAGAAATTATTATTTGATAAAGTCAATCACGAATTTGAAAGCATTGATTTGTCAGATGAAATTCAAAAAGGTGAAGCGATCAAATCTGCAATTAGAAATGGCGTAGCATCACATGTACAAACAGTTGGTAAAGGTGGTTTATTAATTACACTAGCTAAATTAAGTGCACATTACCAATTGGGTATGGATGTTGAATTAGATGTTACGAATGAACAATTATTTAGTGAAACACAAGGACGCTATATCGTAACAGTTAAAGAAGGTCAGTCATTAGACATAGATAATGCAGTTGAAATTGGAACATTAACATCAGATAACAGTTTCAAAGTTACAAATAAACAAACGAATGTGGAACGCGAAGTTTCAAATCTGAATGAAATATGGGAAGGAGCAATTCCTCAATGTATGACATCAGTGGATTAA
- the purF gene encoding amidophosphoribosyltransferase, whose amino-acid sequence MYDISGLNEECGVFGIWNHNEAAQLTYMGLHSLQHRGQEGAGIAVSNGETLKGERGLGLLTEAISDIKLESLKSHQHAIGHVRYATSGNKGIENIQPFVYHFYDMSVAVCHNGNLINAQSLRKALEHQGSIFHSSSDTEVIMHLIRRSKAPSFEEALKESLRKIKGGFTFALLTKDALYGAVDPNAIRPLVVGKMKNGAYILASETCAIDVLGGEFVRDIHAGEYVVINDDGIRVESYTHHTTTAISAMEYIYFARPDSTIAGKNVHAVRKQSGKQLAIESPAQDADMVIGVPNSSLSAASGYAEESGLPYEMGLVKNQYVARTFIQPTQELREQGVRVKLSAVKDIVQDKNIVLVDDSIVRGTTSRRIVRMLKDAGAKSIHVRIASPEFMFPSFYGIDVSTTSELISANKSPEEISEHIGADSVAYLSVDGLIDSIGLDEDVPYSGLCVESFTGDYPAGLYDYEPNFIDQLSERQKEYLANHKQYFDKEGNLNV is encoded by the coding sequence ATGTATGACATCAGTGGATTAAATGAAGAATGTGGCGTATTTGGTATTTGGAATCATAACGAGGCAGCACAATTAACTTATATGGGACTGCATAGTTTACAGCATCGTGGTCAAGAAGGTGCCGGTATTGCAGTTTCAAATGGAGAAACACTTAAAGGTGAGCGCGGTTTAGGTTTATTAACTGAAGCTATTTCAGACATTAAATTAGAATCATTAAAATCGCACCAACATGCAATCGGCCATGTGAGATACGCAACATCTGGAAATAAAGGCATCGAAAACATTCAACCGTTCGTATATCATTTCTATGATATGAGTGTAGCAGTTTGTCACAATGGTAATTTAATCAATGCGCAAAGTTTAAGAAAAGCATTAGAACATCAAGGATCTATATTCCATTCTTCATCAGATACTGAAGTAATTATGCACTTAATTCGTAGAAGTAAAGCACCTTCATTTGAAGAAGCATTAAAAGAAAGCTTAAGAAAGATTAAAGGTGGTTTCACGTTTGCATTATTAACAAAAGATGCACTATACGGGGCAGTCGATCCTAATGCAATCCGACCGTTAGTTGTCGGTAAAATGAAAAACGGTGCGTATATATTAGCAAGTGAAACTTGTGCAATAGATGTACTAGGTGGCGAATTCGTTCGTGATATCCATGCAGGTGAATATGTTGTAATAAATGATGACGGTATTCGAGTGGAATCATATACACATCATACTACGACAGCGATTTCAGCTATGGAATATATTTATTTTGCAAGACCAGATTCTACAATTGCAGGTAAAAACGTACACGCCGTACGTAAACAATCTGGTAAACAATTAGCGATTGAAAGTCCTGCGCAAGATGCCGACATGGTGATTGGTGTACCGAATTCATCACTTTCTGCTGCATCTGGGTACGCCGAAGAAAGTGGTTTACCTTATGAAATGGGACTCGTAAAAAACCAATATGTTGCAAGAACTTTTATTCAACCGACACAAGAACTCCGTGAACAAGGTGTACGCGTAAAATTATCAGCTGTGAAAGATATTGTACAAGATAAAAATATCGTCCTAGTTGATGACTCAATTGTAAGAGGTACGACAAGCCGTAGAATTGTGCGCATGCTTAAAGATGCAGGTGCGAAATCAATACATGTACGTATTGCATCACCTGAATTTATGTTCCCAAGCTTTTACGGCATTGATGTTTCTACTACGTCAGAATTAATTTCAGCAAATAAATCACCAGAAGAAATAAGCGAACATATCGGTGCTGATTCTGTTGCTTACCTTTCAGTAGATGGATTAATTGACTCTATTGGTTTAGATGAAGATGTCCCATACAGTGGATTATGTGTAGAAAGTTTTACAGGTGATTATCCAGCCGGATTATACGATTATGAACCGAATTTCATAGATCAATTGAGCGAAAGACAAAAAGAATATTTAGCAAATCACAAACAATACTTTGATAAAGAGGGTAATTTGAATGTCTAA
- the purM gene encoding phosphoribosylformylglycinamidine cyclo-ligase, with the protein MSKAYQKAGVDINAGYEAVERMSSHVERTMRKEVLGGLGGFGATFDLSQLEMKAPLLVSGTDGVGTKLKLAIDHNKHDTIGIDAVAMCVNDILTTGAEPLYFLDYIATNKVVPEVIEQIVKGVSDGCEETNTALIGGETAEMGEMYHEGEYDLAGFAVGAVEKDDYIDGSSVKPGQVIIGLESSGVHSNGYSLVRRLIKQSNINLDDQFDDNRSYLEAFLEPTRLYVKPVLAVKEQIKIHAMTHITGGGFYENIPRALPEGVTAKVDVTQFPTPEIFNWIQSEGEISTDEMYNVFNMGIGFTLIVDEDKATETLEILNKHQVNAYQIGEIVEGEKSIELTGVEN; encoded by the coding sequence ATGTCTAAAGCATATCAAAAAGCAGGTGTAGATATTAACGCAGGTTATGAAGCGGTTGAACGAATGTCGAGCCATGTGGAACGCACGATGCGTAAAGAAGTACTAGGTGGACTGGGTGGTTTCGGAGCAACATTTGATTTATCACAGCTAGAGATGAAAGCACCTTTACTTGTATCTGGAACTGATGGTGTAGGTACGAAATTAAAGCTTGCTATCGATCATAATAAGCATGACACAATTGGTATCGATGCTGTTGCAATGTGTGTTAACGACATTTTAACGACAGGTGCAGAACCTTTATACTTCTTAGATTATATTGCGACAAACAAAGTGGTTCCTGAGGTAATTGAACAGATTGTTAAAGGTGTTAGTGATGGATGCGAGGAAACAAACACTGCTTTAATCGGTGGAGAAACAGCTGAGATGGGCGAAATGTACCATGAAGGTGAATATGATTTAGCTGGTTTTGCAGTAGGCGCAGTTGAAAAAGATGACTATATCGATGGTTCTTCAGTCAAGCCAGGTCAAGTAATCATTGGTCTTGAATCAAGTGGCGTTCATTCAAATGGTTATAGTTTAGTTAGAAGATTAATTAAACAATCAAATATTAATTTAGACGATCAATTTGATGACAACCGAAGTTATTTAGAAGCATTTTTAGAGCCTACACGATTATATGTAAAACCTGTATTAGCAGTAAAAGAGCAAATTAAAATCCATGCAATGACACATATTACTGGCGGTGGATTTTATGAGAATATTCCTAGAGCATTACCAGAAGGTGTAACAGCGAAAGTAGATGTAACTCAATTCCCAACACCAGAAATTTTTAATTGGATTCAATCAGAAGGCGAAATTTCAACTGATGAGATGTACAACGTATTTAATATGGGAATTGGTTTTACACTCATTGTTGATGAAGATAAAGCTACAGAAACTTTAGAAATCTTAAATAAGCATCAAGTAAATGCATATCAAATTGGTGAAATTGTAGAAGGCGAGAAGTCAATAGAGTTAACGGGGGTAGAAAATTGA
- the purN gene encoding phosphoribosylglycinamide formyltransferase translates to MTKIAIFASGSGSNFESIMNAIEEGKLQNIEVTALYTDKANAYCIERARKFNLDVHINELKNFDSKADYERKIIEWLTAEKVEWIILAGYMKLIGEHILNAYDRRILNIHPSLLPKYKGKDAVGQAFESGDTVTGSTVHYVDSGMDTGEIIEQGTCPIYKEDTKAQLEERIKAIEHQLYPEVISKIIQ, encoded by the coding sequence TTGACCAAAATAGCTATTTTTGCGTCCGGTTCAGGCAGTAACTTTGAAAGCATCATGAATGCTATCGAAGAAGGAAAGTTACAAAATATTGAAGTAACAGCTTTATATACTGATAAAGCTAATGCTTATTGTATCGAACGCGCTAGAAAATTCAACCTCGATGTGCATATTAATGAGTTGAAGAACTTTGATTCTAAAGCAGATTACGAACGAAAGATTATAGAATGGTTAACTGCCGAGAAAGTAGAGTGGATTATCTTAGCTGGTTATATGAAGCTTATCGGTGAGCATATACTCAATGCATATGATAGACGGATTCTAAATATACATCCGTCCCTTTTACCTAAATACAAAGGGAAAGATGCAGTTGGACAAGCATTTGAAAGTGGAGATACGGTGACAGGTTCAACCGTACATTATGTAGACAGTGGGATGGACACAGGAGAAATTATCGAACAAGGAACTTGTCCAATTTATAAAGAAGATACGAAAGCACAATTGGAAGAGCGTATCAAAGCAATCGAACATCAATTATATCCAGAAGTTATATCAAAAATCATTCAATAA
- the purH gene encoding bifunctional phosphoribosylaminoimidazolecarboxamide formyltransferase/IMP cyclohydrolase, with protein MKKAILSVSNKSGIVAFAQSLNKLGYELYSTGGTMRTLVDADVPVKSISDLTQFEEIMDGRVKTLHPSVHGGILADRDKPEHLEQLKEQHIDLIDMVVVNLYPFQETVANPDVTEMDAIENIDIGGPTMLRAAAKNFKHVTTVVHPSDYNDVIERLENDNLDEDFRKSLMIKVFDHTNQYDAAIVEFFKDNKEQLRYGENPQQSAHFVRTSDALHTLAGAKQLHGKQLSFNNIKDADATLSLVKQFDKPAAVAVKHMNPCGVGVADTIEQAYKYAYEADSQSIFGGIVAFNRTVDTELAQSLHEIFLEVVIAPKFTREAFDVLSQKKNIRLLEIDMTIDNSEKEVVSVSGGYLVQDKDNVVTNREEMEVVTEAEPTEAQWDAMLLGWKVVASVKSNAVILTNPKQTVGIGAGQMNRVGSAKIAIERAIEINDEVVMVSDGFFPMDDTVELAAQSGIKAIIQPGGSIKDKDSIEMANKHGIAMVTTGVRHFKH; from the coding sequence ATGAAAAAAGCAATTTTAAGTGTATCAAATAAAAGTGGCATTGTTGCGTTTGCTCAATCTTTAAACAAATTAGGATATGAGTTGTATTCAACAGGAGGCACAATGCGTACTTTAGTCGATGCTGATGTCCCTGTTAAATCAATTTCAGATTTAACGCAATTTGAAGAAATTATGGATGGACGTGTGAAAACATTGCATCCATCAGTACACGGTGGCATTTTAGCAGATCGTGATAAACCTGAACATCTTGAACAGTTAAAAGAACAACATATTGATTTAATCGATATGGTAGTTGTGAATTTATATCCGTTCCAAGAAACAGTAGCTAATCCTGATGTTACTGAAATGGATGCAATTGAAAACATTGATATCGGTGGACCGACAATGTTACGTGCAGCAGCTAAAAACTTTAAACATGTCACAACTGTTGTACACCCATCTGATTATAATGACGTAATCGAAAGATTAGAAAACGATAATTTAGATGAAGATTTCAGAAAATCATTGATGATTAAAGTATTTGATCACACAAATCAATATGATGCTGCAATTGTTGAGTTCTTCAAAGATAATAAAGAACAATTACGCTACGGTGAAAACCCACAACAATCTGCGCATTTCGTACGTACTTCAGACGCATTGCATACATTAGCTGGTGCAAAACAATTACATGGTAAACAGTTAAGTTTCAATAATATTAAAGATGCAGACGCTACACTTTCATTAGTAAAACAATTTGATAAACCAGCAGCTGTTGCAGTTAAACATATGAATCCATGTGGTGTAGGGGTAGCAGATACAATTGAACAAGCTTACAAATATGCATACGAAGCGGATAGTCAATCAATCTTTGGTGGTATTGTAGCATTCAATAGAACAGTAGATACTGAATTAGCACAGTCTTTACATGAAATCTTTTTAGAAGTAGTCATCGCACCTAAATTTACGCGAGAAGCGTTCGATGTATTAAGTCAGAAGAAAAATATTAGATTGTTAGAAATTGATATGACGATTGATAATAGTGAAAAAGAGGTTGTATCTGTTTCAGGAGGATATCTCGTTCAAGATAAAGATAACGTCGTTACAAATCGTGAAGAGATGGAAGTCGTTACCGAAGCAGAACCTACGGAAGCTCAATGGGATGCAATGTTATTAGGTTGGAAAGTCGTTGCATCAGTTAAAAGTAATGCAGTTATTTTAACGAACCCTAAACAAACTGTTGGTATTGGTGCTGGTCAAATGAATCGTGTTGGTTCAGCAAAAATTGCCATCGAAAGAGCAATCGAAATTAATGATGAAGTCGTTATGGTTTCAGATGGTTTCTTCCCTATGGATGACACAGTAGAGCTTGCGGCACAATCAGGCATCAAAGCGATTATTCAACCTGGTGGCTCTATTAAAGATAAAGACTCTATTGAGATGGCAAACAAACACGGAATTGCAATGGTAACAACTGGCGTACGTCATTTTAAACACTAA
- the purD gene encoding phosphoribosylamine--glycine ligase, whose amino-acid sequence MKILVIGAGGREHVLAHKLHQSPLVNELFAIPGNDAMSEIAQVQSDIAETDHDTIVSFAQEHDIDWTVIGPEQPLTEGLADKLEANDIKVFGPKKAAAQIEGSKLFAKQLMQKYDIPTAEYKEVKTKTEAQNYIQRCEYPIVLKKDGLAAGKGVIIANNLEEANEAVEKLYPEEDGIVVFEQFLEGEEFSLMTFVNGTYAVPFDCIAQDHKRAFDHDEGPNTGGMGVYCPVPHIGEDVLQQTNDKIAQPIAKAMVEEGTPFFGLLYIGAILTSEGPKVIEFNARFGDPEAQVLLTRMESDLMQHIIDLEQKQPITFKWKSQSVVGVMLASKGYPGSYEKGKQVSGFTLDGKYFVSGLKKEQDKYVTSGGRVILAIGEGDDIAKAKVQAYEAVDKIESDALFYRSDISDKAIKK is encoded by the coding sequence ATGAAAATTTTAGTCATAGGTGCAGGTGGTAGAGAGCATGTACTAGCGCATAAATTACATCAATCTCCACTCGTCAATGAATTATTTGCCATACCAGGAAATGATGCAATGTCAGAAATTGCACAAGTGCAAAGTGATATAGCTGAAACAGACCATGATACAATCGTGTCATTTGCACAAGAACATGATATCGATTGGACAGTTATTGGGCCTGAACAACCTTTAACTGAAGGTTTAGCAGATAAACTTGAAGCAAATGACATAAAAGTATTTGGTCCTAAAAAAGCAGCAGCCCAAATCGAAGGTTCAAAGCTATTTGCCAAACAGCTCATGCAAAAATATGACATACCTACTGCAGAATACAAAGAAGTCAAAACAAAAACCGAGGCTCAAAATTATATCCAACGTTGTGAATACCCAATTGTATTGAAAAAAGACGGGTTAGCTGCAGGTAAGGGCGTTATCATTGCTAATAATTTAGAAGAAGCAAATGAAGCTGTTGAGAAACTTTATCCTGAAGAAGACGGTATCGTTGTTTTTGAGCAATTTTTAGAGGGTGAAGAGTTCTCATTAATGACATTTGTTAATGGAACATATGCAGTTCCATTCGATTGTATTGCTCAAGATCATAAACGTGCCTTCGATCATGATGAAGGTCCAAACACAGGTGGTATGGGTGTTTATTGTCCAGTGCCACATATCGGTGAAGATGTGTTACAACAAACAAACGACAAGATTGCGCAACCTATTGCAAAAGCGATGGTTGAGGAAGGTACACCGTTCTTTGGTCTGTTATATATTGGTGCGATTTTAACGTCAGAAGGTCCAAAAGTAATTGAATTTAATGCACGTTTTGGAGACCCTGAAGCACAAGTATTATTAACGCGTATGGAAAGCGACTTAATGCAACACATCATTGATTTAGAGCAAAAACAACCCATTACATTTAAATGGAAATCACAATCAGTTGTTGGTGTAATGTTAGCATCAAAAGGCTATCCTGGTAGTTATGAAAAGGGTAAACAAGTATCAGGTTTCACTTTAGATGGTAAGTATTTTGTAAGTGGATTAAAGAAAGAGCAAGACAAATATGTAACTTCTGGTGGACGTGTTATTTTAGCGATAGGTGAAGGTGATGATATCGCAAAAGCGAAAGTACAAGCCTATGAAGCGGTTGATAAAATAGAAAGTGATGCACTCTTCTATCGTTCAGATATTAGTGATAAAGCAATAAAAAAATAA
- a CDS encoding energy-coupling factor transporter transmembrane component T family protein: MFDIWKKHYTFVDDVNIITKLTLGILLFFYVIFIHQFDYMLYLGIFMLVFLLLFSGLKMKVTLSFIVATIFFCFLSCLFMIFYGEGTHVIFKFGFIKISVESLYRGLHLALRSFTVATYGMVLAFTSEIVMIFYSLMQHLKVKPKFAYAFMAAIRMVPLMITSLIQLRRSLKMRYQMIDAKNYRGFKRLKHLLIPLLSQNIRKAHQLSVAMEKKGFQDGKRTYYYYAGFSYKDLIFIIVVLCIVLVAGICAHMLPISGIHDVRVSNMY; this comes from the coding sequence ATGTTTGATATTTGGAAAAAACATTATACATTTGTTGATGACGTCAACATTATCACCAAACTTACTTTAGGTATCTTATTGTTCTTTTATGTCATCTTTATACACCAGTTTGATTATATGTTATATCTAGGAATATTCATGTTGGTGTTCTTGTTATTATTTAGTGGTTTAAAGATGAAAGTGACACTATCATTTATCGTCGCCACGATATTTTTCTGTTTTTTATCTTGCCTCTTCATGATTTTTTATGGTGAAGGCACTCATGTCATTTTCAAATTCGGATTTATAAAAATCAGTGTGGAAAGTTTATATCGAGGGTTGCACTTAGCTTTACGTTCATTTACTGTCGCAACTTATGGTATGGTGCTTGCCTTCACATCTGAAATAGTTATGATTTTTTATAGTCTTATGCAACACTTAAAGGTAAAACCTAAGTTTGCATACGCCTTTATGGCAGCTATCCGTATGGTTCCACTTATGATAACTTCACTCATTCAATTAAGGCGCTCTTTAAAAATGCGTTATCAAATGATAGATGCCAAAAATTATAGAGGTTTTAAGAGACTCAAACATTTACTTATTCCTTTATTAAGTCAAAACATCCGCAAGGCTCATCAATTATCCGTTGCGATGGAGAAAAAAGGATTCCAAGATGGCAAGCGAACATATTATTACTATGCAGGTTTCTCTTACAAAGATTTAATCTTTATTATAGTAGTGCTATGTATTGTGCTTGTAGCAGGTATATGTGCACATATGCTTCCAATATCAGGCATCCATGATGTGCGTGTTTCAAATATGTATTAA
- a CDS encoding ABC transporter ATP-binding protein: MIIAKNLRLKYPSVDHKTFDNLNLEIPDKQKVLLVGPSGSGKSTLLNVLSGIVPELIDLPMKYDKLQIDKHCGMIFQDPDAQFCMPKVYEELAFVLENRQVPRDEMDRHIEEALSAVGLDVDKEQYINHLSGGMKQKLAIAETLLQQADTLFLDEPTAMLDIESTADLWNKIKDLWSNQTVIIVEHKVEHIWQHVDRVILINYDGAIVADDTPINILNNYEHLLSEYGVWHPKAWNAAPQPIKYQPQITDDDKFEFKDTHIKRSKHELIHIPYREIDSGEWITITGRNGSGKTTLLESMMQLIKYDGKMYFNQKKLSKIKEAAQHMYLVYQNPELQFMTNSVYEEINIQFKNHKTDEKKADALTLSMLQTLDLERVKSQHPFELSVGQKRRLSVAIALSSNSKFIILDEPTFGLDSHNTFNLINLFNERITKGQTIIMVTHDPEIISRYPTLRLHVNQQQLVEVEEVAHV, translated from the coding sequence GTGATAATCGCAAAAAATTTACGACTTAAATATCCAAGTGTCGATCATAAAACATTTGATAATTTAAATTTAGAAATACCTGATAAACAAAAGGTATTACTTGTTGGTCCATCTGGCTCTGGCAAAAGCACTTTATTGAATGTTTTAAGTGGAATTGTGCCAGAATTAATCGATTTACCAATGAAATACGATAAACTCCAAATTGATAAACATTGTGGCATGATATTCCAAGATCCCGATGCACAATTTTGTATGCCTAAAGTATACGAAGAACTTGCATTTGTGTTAGAAAACCGTCAAGTGCCCAGAGATGAAATGGACAGACACATTGAAGAAGCCTTATCAGCTGTAGGACTAGATGTCGATAAAGAACAATACATTAACCATTTAAGTGGCGGTATGAAACAGAAGCTTGCAATAGCTGAAACATTATTGCAACAAGCCGACACACTGTTTTTAGATGAACCAACCGCGATGTTGGATATCGAATCTACCGCTGATTTGTGGAACAAAATTAAGGACTTATGGTCAAATCAAACTGTCATTATTGTCGAACATAAAGTTGAACACATTTGGCAACATGTGGACCGCGTTATTTTAATTAACTATGATGGTGCGATTGTTGCAGATGATACACCGATAAATATTTTAAACAATTATGAACATCTGTTATCTGAATATGGTGTTTGGCATCCGAAAGCATGGAACGCAGCACCACAACCTATTAAATACCAACCGCAAATAACAGATGATGATAAATTTGAATTTAAAGATACTCATATAAAACGGAGTAAACATGAACTCATCCACATCCCCTATCGAGAAATCGACTCAGGTGAATGGATTACGATTACTGGACGTAACGGCTCGGGTAAAACAACTTTACTTGAATCAATGATGCAGTTAATTAAATACGATGGGAAAATGTATTTTAATCAGAAAAAATTGTCTAAAATTAAAGAAGCAGCTCAACATATGTATCTCGTATATCAGAACCCAGAATTACAATTTATGACGAATTCTGTATATGAAGAAATCAATATTCAGTTTAAAAATCATAAAACAGATGAAAAGAAAGCGGACGCGTTAACACTATCAATGTTACAAACATTAGATTTAGAAAGAGTTAAATCTCAACACCCATTCGAGCTTTCAGTGGGTCAGAAACGACGTTTAAGCGTTGCGATTGCTTTAAGTTCTAATTCAAAGTTTATTATATTAGATGAACCTACATTCGGATTGGATAGTCATAATACATTCAATTTAATCAATTTATTTAATGAACGTATTACGAAAGGTCAAACGATTATCATGGTAACACATGATCCTGAAATCATATCACGCTATCCTACACTTCGTTTACATGTAAATCAACAACAATTGGTTGAAGTCGAGGAGGTAGCTCATGTTTGA